In Kineococcus mangrovi, the following are encoded in one genomic region:
- a CDS encoding pyridoxamine 5'-phosphate oxidase family protein: MSAVPVPPDPQRLDAGRCRHLLGPGGVGRVVFTAGSLPAVATTNYAVHGGRLWFRTAAGTALARSVTNAVVAVNVDASGPASGEAGALADGGGWTVTVTGRCRALDDPPEAVRGALDAWAPGVREQFFCVDLALLSGQRTPARAPAPPF; encoded by the coding sequence GTGAGCGCGGTGCCGGTGCCGCCGGACCCGCAGCGGCTCGACGCCGGCCGGTGCCGGCACCTGCTCGGCCCCGGCGGTGTGGGGCGCGTGGTCTTCACCGCCGGCTCCCTGCCGGCCGTGGCGACCACGAACTACGCCGTCCACGGCGGCCGCCTGTGGTTCCGCACGGCGGCGGGCACCGCGCTGGCGCGGTCGGTGACGAACGCGGTCGTCGCCGTCAACGTCGACGCGTCGGGTCCCGCGTCGGGGGAGGCGGGCGCGCTCGCGGACGGCGGGGGGTGGACGGTCACGGTCACGGGCCGGTGCCGGGCGCTGGACGACCCGCCGGAGGCGGTCCGCGGCGCGCTCGACGCCTGGGCGCCCGGGGTCCGGGAGCAGTTCTTCTGCGTCGACCTCGCCCTGCTGAGCGGGCAGCGCACGCCCGCGCGAGCGCCTGCGCCGCCCTTCTGA
- the cydB gene encoding cytochrome d ubiquinol oxidase subunit II produces the protein MELTTVWFILIAVLWTGYLVLEGFDFGVGMLLAPLSRDDTERRTLLATIGPVWDGNEVWLLVAGGATFAAFPEWYASMFSGFYLALLLVLVALILRAVAFEFRGKVDDPVWRARWDRCIAVGSWVPSLIWGVAFANLVQGVPMDAEHRFTGTLLTLLNPYALLGGLALLTVFLAHGASFLALRTLGQVRERAARAGDVLTPVALLVAGSWAVLTQLLHGRTWTWAAVAVAAGALAGAVVAGRRRAEGRAFAATAVAIVAVVVLVFGSLFPDVMPASTDPAHGLTVTNASSGHYTLVVMTWVAAVLTPLVLLYQGWTYWVFRRRIGVHHVPASTGLPAARATSGR, from the coding sequence GTGGAACTCACCACCGTCTGGTTCATCCTCATCGCCGTCCTGTGGACCGGGTACCTGGTCCTGGAGGGTTTCGACTTCGGCGTCGGCATGCTCCTGGCGCCGCTGTCGCGCGACGACACCGAACGCCGGACCCTGCTGGCCACGATCGGGCCGGTGTGGGACGGCAACGAGGTCTGGCTGCTGGTCGCCGGCGGCGCGACCTTCGCCGCGTTCCCGGAGTGGTACGCCTCGATGTTCTCCGGCTTCTACCTCGCCCTGCTGCTCGTCCTCGTCGCGCTCATCCTTCGCGCGGTGGCCTTCGAGTTCCGCGGCAAGGTCGACGACCCGGTGTGGCGGGCCCGCTGGGACCGGTGCATCGCGGTCGGCTCCTGGGTGCCGTCCCTGATCTGGGGGGTCGCCTTCGCGAACCTCGTGCAGGGCGTGCCGATGGACGCCGAGCACCGGTTCACCGGGACGCTGCTGACCCTGCTGAACCCCTACGCCCTCCTCGGCGGGCTCGCCCTGCTCACGGTGTTCCTGGCCCACGGGGCGAGCTTCCTCGCGCTGCGGACGCTGGGGCAGGTGCGCGAGCGCGCCGCCCGGGCCGGGGACGTGCTCACGCCGGTGGCGCTGCTCGTGGCCGGCTCGTGGGCGGTGCTGACGCAGCTGCTGCACGGCCGGACCTGGACGTGGGCCGCGGTGGCCGTCGCCGCCGGCGCGCTGGCCGGTGCGGTGGTGGCGGGGCGCCGCCGGGCGGAGGGTCGCGCCTTCGCGGCAACCGCCGTCGCGATCGTCGCCGTCGTCGTGCTGGTCTTCGGCAGCCTCTTCCCGGACGTGATGCCGGCCAGCACCGACCCGGCGCACGGCCTGACGGTGACGAACGCGAGCTCCGGGCACTACACCCTGGTGGTCATGACCTGGGTAGCGGCCGTCCTGACCCCCCTGGTCCTGCTGTACCAGGGCTGGACGTACTGGGTCTTCCGCCGCCGGATCGGCGTGCACCACGTCCCGGCGTCGACCGGGCTGCCCGCGGCGCGGGCGACGAGCGGTCGCTGA
- a CDS encoding pyridoxamine 5'-phosphate oxidase family protein has product MHCSSALPPRDCRRLLGSSGNGRAVFTEAALPAVLPTEYVVWGDRVWFPVPVGSSLRHHVDGAVLAYHVDHVEPSERSGWSVTVVGPCRTVPRPHSPTAACRLVEGTDHRLLALDMAHFTGRELGRAELPGPARAPGDPLDALRPA; this is encoded by the coding sequence ATGCACTGCTCGAGCGCGCTGCCGCCGCGGGACTGCCGCCGGCTGCTGGGGTCGTCCGGGAACGGCAGAGCCGTCTTCACGGAGGCCGCGCTGCCCGCCGTCCTGCCCACGGAGTACGTCGTCTGGGGCGACAGGGTCTGGTTCCCCGTGCCGGTGGGCAGCTCGCTGCGCCACCACGTCGACGGCGCGGTCCTGGCGTACCACGTCGACCACGTCGAGCCGTCGGAACGGTCCGGGTGGAGCGTCACCGTGGTGGGCCCCTGCCGCACCGTGCCCCGGCCGCACAGCCCCACCGCGGCGTGCCGGCTGGTGGAGGGGACCGACCACCGGTTGCTGGCGCTGGACATGGCGCACTTCACGGGCCGGGAGCTGGGACGGGCGGAGCTGCCCGGCCCCGCCCGCGCCCCCGGGGACCCCCTGGACGCGCTGCGGCCCGCCTGA
- a CDS encoding cytochrome ubiquinol oxidase subunit I, which produces MDALTFARLQFGTLTLYHFFFVPLTMGLVPLVAGFQSAWHRSGDEKWLRLTKHFGKLFLITFTVGLVTGIVQEFQFGMNWSEYSRFVGDVFGAPLAIEGMAAFFVESTFLGLWVFGWDRLPRPVHLACIWVVALGTWASAYFILAANSFMQHPVGVTYDATRGRAQLTDIVALLTNSTTLAAFPHVVTGALVLASTAVAALGLWSAARARRRADDREAQAFRSAARVAMVVLLVSGVGVAVSGDAQARLMFQQQPMKMAAAEALCESEDGAGFSLFAVGDVANSCDVKQVTVPGLTAFLATNSFSGHLEGVNDLQRSYAERYGAGDYVPVLPVTYWSFRLMIGFGAFSAVLAVLGLWATRAGRVPLSRRGARLALLTVPMPFLANSFGWIFTEMGRQPWVVAPNPTGLDAVRMLTRDGVSPVGTATVLTSLTVFTLLYGVLAVVWFTLVRRYAALPLPDVDAAAIGPAADDDAPLAFTY; this is translated from the coding sequence GTGGACGCCCTCACCTTCGCCCGGCTGCAGTTCGGGACCCTCACCCTGTACCACTTCTTCTTCGTCCCGCTGACGATGGGGCTGGTGCCGCTCGTGGCGGGTTTCCAGAGCGCCTGGCACCGCAGCGGCGACGAGAAGTGGCTGCGGTTGACCAAGCACTTCGGCAAGCTCTTCCTCATCACCTTCACGGTCGGCCTGGTGACCGGCATCGTGCAGGAGTTCCAGTTCGGCATGAACTGGAGCGAGTACTCCCGGTTCGTCGGTGACGTCTTCGGCGCACCCCTGGCCATCGAGGGCATGGCCGCGTTCTTCGTGGAGTCCACGTTCCTGGGGCTGTGGGTCTTCGGCTGGGACCGGCTGCCCCGTCCGGTGCACCTCGCGTGCATCTGGGTGGTCGCGTTGGGCACGTGGGCCTCGGCGTACTTCATCCTGGCCGCGAACTCCTTCATGCAGCACCCGGTCGGGGTGACCTACGACGCCACGAGGGGCCGGGCCCAGCTCACCGACATCGTCGCCCTGCTGACGAACTCCACGACGCTGGCGGCGTTCCCGCACGTCGTCACCGGCGCGCTCGTCCTGGCCTCGACGGCCGTCGCCGCGCTCGGGCTGTGGTCGGCGGCCCGGGCGCGGCGGCGGGCCGACGACCGGGAGGCACAGGCCTTCCGGTCCGCCGCCCGGGTCGCGATGGTCGTGCTGCTGGTCTCCGGCGTCGGGGTCGCGGTCTCCGGCGACGCCCAGGCGCGCCTGATGTTCCAGCAGCAGCCGATGAAGATGGCGGCCGCGGAAGCCCTGTGCGAGAGCGAGGACGGTGCCGGGTTCAGCCTCTTCGCCGTCGGCGACGTGGCGAACTCCTGCGACGTCAAGCAGGTGACGGTCCCCGGGCTGACGGCGTTCCTGGCGACGAACTCCTTCTCGGGGCACCTCGAGGGGGTGAACGACCTCCAGCGCAGCTACGCCGAGCGCTACGGCGCGGGCGACTACGTGCCGGTGCTGCCGGTGACCTACTGGTCGTTCCGCCTGATGATCGGGTTCGGCGCGTTCAGCGCGGTGCTGGCGGTCCTCGGGTTGTGGGCCACCCGGGCAGGGCGGGTCCCGCTGTCGCGTCGCGGGGCCCGGCTGGCGCTGCTGACCGTCCCGATGCCGTTCCTGGCGAACTCGTTCGGCTGGATCTTCACCGAGATGGGGCGCCAGCCGTGGGTCGTGGCGCCCAACCCGACAGGACTGGACGCGGTCCGGATGCTGACCCGTGACGGGGTGTCCCCGGTCGGGACGGCGACGGTCCTCACCTCGCTGACCGTGTTCACGCTCCTGTACGGCGTGCTGGCCGTCGTGTGGTTCACGCTGGTCCGCCGGTACGCCGCGCTGCCCCTGCCCGACGTCGACGCCGCCGCCATCGGCCCGGCCGCCGACGACGACGCCCCGCTCGCCTTCACCTACTGA
- a CDS encoding response regulator, with product MTTVRVFLLDDHAVVRAGLRAVLEADPGLEVVGEAGTVAAAVEGITRTRPDVAVLDGRLPDGSGIDVCRRVHLLSPGTRTLVLTSYDDDEALLAAALAGASGYLLKEIGTTDLVGSVRAVHAGASLLDPAVVEAVRRRVEDPLAADPRLAGLTPQERRVLKLLSEGWTNRRIGAELHLAEKTVKNYVSNVLAKLQLSSRTQAALFTTAHGRG from the coding sequence ATGACCACCGTCAGGGTGTTCCTGCTCGACGACCACGCCGTGGTCCGGGCGGGGTTGCGCGCCGTCCTGGAGGCCGACCCCGGGCTGGAGGTCGTGGGGGAGGCGGGGACCGTGGCCGCGGCGGTGGAGGGGATCACCCGGACGCGACCCGACGTCGCGGTCCTGGACGGCCGGTTGCCGGACGGTTCCGGCATCGACGTCTGCCGCCGGGTCCACCTGCTCTCCCCGGGGACGCGCACGCTCGTCCTGACCTCCTACGACGACGACGAGGCCCTGCTGGCGGCCGCCCTCGCCGGAGCGTCGGGGTACCTGCTCAAGGAGATCGGGACGACCGACCTGGTGGGCTCGGTGCGCGCCGTGCACGCCGGTGCCAGCCTGCTCGACCCGGCGGTCGTGGAAGCGGTCCGACGGCGGGTGGAGGACCCGTTGGCGGCCGACCCGCGGCTGGCCGGTCTCACCCCGCAGGAGCGGCGGGTGCTGAAGCTGCTGAGCGAGGGGTGGACCAACCGCCGGATCGGGGCGGAACTGCACCTGGCCGAGAAGACCGTCAAGAACTACGTGTCCAACGTCCTGGCGAAGCTGCAGCTCAGCAGCCGGACGCAGGCCGCGCTGTTCACCACCGCCCACGGACGGGGTTGA
- a CDS encoding phosphoketolase family protein yields the protein MAPGGLPEDELAALDAWWRAANYLTIGQIYLQDNPLLRRPLRAEDVKPRLLGHWGTSTGLSFVYAHLSRLVRRTGQQAVYLAGPGHGGPALVAASWLEGTYDRFFPAVTQDAEGMRRLFRQFSSPGGIPSHASVTTPGSLHEGGELGYVLVHAFGAVMDNPDLLALAVVGDGEAETAPLEGAWKGISFLNPARDGAVLPVLDLNGWKISGPTVLARKDPALVRSLLQGHGYHVLEVTGEDLPGMHHRFAGALAEAHHRIRAIQHAARTGQAPDGVPAWPVVVLRSPKGWTGPRTVDGVQVEGTWRAHQVPLSGVKENPAHLRLLEEWMRSYRPEELFDADGRPTALVRANDPQEALRVSASPHANGGLLARDLVLPPTGDYAVEVPRPGAVRAESTRRLGEYLRDVYRANPTTFRLFCPDETGSNRLGAVFEASDRTWMEQTVPGDVALSPSGRVVEVLSEHNCHGWLEGYTLTGRHGVFATYEAFAMVSASQTVQHGKWLEEAEKLPWRAPVPSLNVLLTSTAWRNDHNGFSHQGPGLIQTALTQRAGVSRVYLPPDANCLLEVADHCLRTRSRINLVVIDKQPQLQYLSASEAAEHVSRGAGAWDWAGTDDGSADPDVVLACAGDVVTMETVAAAQILAERLPRLRVRVVNVVDLMRLHRPVDHPHGMDEFTFRELFTDHVDVVFAFHGFPGAIHQIVHGRPAAGRFHVRGFVEEGTTTTPFDMVVLNRASRYHLVLDALNNASRAPAGADDLRRWCLAQLERHETHVVEHLEDLPEVRDWTVPLRGNAS from the coding sequence CTGGCACCGGGGGGTCTGCCCGAGGACGAGCTGGCGGCGCTGGACGCCTGGTGGCGCGCCGCGAACTACCTGACGATCGGCCAGATCTACCTGCAGGACAACCCCTTGCTGCGCCGGCCGTTGCGGGCCGAGGACGTCAAGCCCCGGCTGCTGGGTCACTGGGGGACGAGCACCGGCCTGTCCTTCGTCTACGCCCACCTGTCCCGGCTGGTCCGGCGGACGGGGCAGCAGGCGGTGTACCTGGCCGGCCCGGGCCACGGGGGTCCCGCGCTGGTGGCGGCGAGCTGGCTGGAGGGCACGTACGACCGGTTCTTCCCCGCCGTCACCCAGGACGCCGAGGGGATGCGGCGGTTGTTCCGGCAGTTCTCCTCCCCGGGCGGCATCCCCTCCCACGCCTCGGTCACGACCCCGGGGTCGCTGCACGAGGGCGGGGAACTGGGGTACGTCCTCGTCCACGCCTTCGGCGCGGTCATGGACAACCCCGACCTGCTGGCCCTGGCCGTCGTGGGCGACGGCGAGGCCGAGACCGCCCCGCTGGAGGGGGCGTGGAAGGGGATCTCCTTCCTCAACCCCGCGCGCGACGGGGCGGTCCTGCCCGTGCTGGACCTCAACGGCTGGAAGATCTCCGGGCCCACGGTCCTGGCCCGCAAGGACCCCGCGCTCGTGCGCTCGCTGCTGCAGGGGCACGGCTACCACGTCCTGGAGGTCACCGGTGAGGACCTGCCCGGGATGCACCACCGGTTCGCCGGTGCCCTCGCCGAGGCCCACCACCGGATCCGCGCCATCCAGCACGCCGCCCGCACGGGGCAGGCCCCCGACGGCGTGCCCGCCTGGCCGGTCGTCGTGCTGCGGTCGCCGAAGGGCTGGACGGGACCGCGCACGGTCGACGGGGTCCAGGTCGAAGGGACCTGGCGGGCCCACCAGGTCCCGTTGTCCGGGGTGAAGGAGAACCCCGCGCACCTGCGGCTGCTGGAGGAGTGGATGCGGTCCTACCGCCCGGAGGAGCTCTTCGACGCCGACGGCCGGCCCACGGCGCTCGTGCGGGCCAACGACCCGCAGGAGGCGCTGCGGGTGTCGGCGAGCCCGCACGCCAACGGTGGGCTCCTCGCCCGTGACCTCGTGCTGCCGCCGACGGGGGACTACGCCGTGGAGGTCCCGCGGCCGGGCGCCGTCCGCGCCGAGTCCACCCGGCGGCTGGGGGAGTACCTGCGCGACGTCTACCGCGCCAACCCGACGACCTTCCGCCTGTTCTGCCCCGACGAGACGGGCAGCAACCGCCTCGGTGCGGTGTTCGAGGCGAGCGACCGCACCTGGATGGAGCAGACCGTCCCCGGCGACGTCGCGCTGTCGCCGTCGGGGCGGGTGGTGGAGGTCCTGTCCGAGCACAACTGCCACGGTTGGCTGGAGGGGTACACCCTGACCGGCCGGCACGGGGTGTTCGCCACCTACGAGGCGTTCGCCATGGTCAGCGCCTCCCAGACCGTCCAGCACGGCAAGTGGCTGGAGGAGGCCGAGAAGCTGCCGTGGCGGGCGCCGGTCCCGAGCCTGAACGTCCTGCTCACGTCCACGGCCTGGCGCAACGACCACAACGGCTTCAGCCACCAGGGACCGGGTCTCATCCAGACGGCCCTCACGCAGCGCGCCGGGGTCTCCCGCGTCTACCTGCCACCGGACGCGAACTGCCTGCTCGAGGTCGCCGACCACTGCCTGCGCACCCGGTCGCGGATCAACCTCGTCGTCATCGACAAGCAGCCCCAGCTGCAGTACCTCTCGGCGTCCGAGGCAGCCGAGCACGTCTCCCGTGGAGCCGGTGCCTGGGACTGGGCCGGGACCGACGACGGGTCGGCCGACCCCGACGTGGTGCTGGCGTGCGCCGGGGACGTGGTGACGATGGAGACCGTCGCCGCTGCGCAGATCCTCGCCGAGCGGTTGCCCCGGCTGCGGGTGCGGGTCGTGAACGTGGTCGACCTCATGCGGCTGCACCGCCCCGTCGACCACCCGCACGGGATGGACGAGTTCACCTTCCGGGAACTCTTCACCGACCACGTCGACGTGGTGTTCGCGTTCCACGGTTTTCCCGGGGCGATCCACCAGATCGTGCACGGTCGTCCCGCGGCCGGGCGGTTCCACGTCCGGGGTTTCGTGGAGGAGGGCACGACCACCACGCCCTTCGACATGGTCGTCCTCAACCGTGCATCCCGTTACCACCTCGTCCTGGACGCGTTGAACAACGCGTCCAGGGCGCCTGCGGGCGCCGACGACCTGCGTCGCTGGTGCCTGGCCCAGCTCGAACGGCACGAGACCCACGTCGTGGAGCACCTCGAGGACCTCCCCGAGGTGCGGGACTGGACGGTGCCGCTGCGCGGCAACGCCTCCTGA